In the Acetobacterium sp. KB-1 genome, GGATTTGAGATAGGCTTTGCTGGTAACCGTGGCACCGCTGACTGTATCGACAGTGGTATTTTGTATTTTAATGACTTGGTTGATAATCGTACTGGTCACATCTGGAGATTCCATGGTGACGGATTTGACCACATCAATTGATGTAATCTGATGATTGGCCACACTGACGGCAACCTCATTGGTCCAACGTCCAGATTCGTAAACACCGGCATAGGTGCCATCTTCAATTTTTTGTAGATCCACCGGATTGATTGCCAGGTTTTCCCCGGATTCCAGGCCGCTGGTGAGATAAAAAAATCCGCCGGCACCTACTAGTACCAATACGCCCAGAATAATAATCATTGCTTTTTTCACGTATTTTCCTCCTGTTATCTTGATTCTTGATCCATCTTTTCCAGGTTTGTCAGTATCTTTGCAAGGGTTGACCGAGTCATAGCCAGCTCCTCTGCCGAGATGCCGTTAAATAATTTTTCAGTAAAAATCACTGCTTTCGCCTGACTTTCGTTACCGAAAGAATCGACGGCGTCGGTTAGTTTGATCCGGGTGATTCGGGCATCTTGAGGGTCTTTTTCCATAACAATGAAGCCTTTTTGTTCTAACTTCAGAGCTACCTGCTTGACGTTCTGATGAGAACTGCCCATTCCTTTGGCGACTTCTTTGATGGTGGGGTTATGATCAAAGGTATTCGCAACGACAATCGTGAGCAGCCACTGCTTGGTTGTTAGATTGTATTCTCTTAGTTCCCGCTCCAGTTGGGTGGTCATCTGGTTGGCAACGACTTGAACACTGCCAAAGATAAATTTTTGATCGGTCATTGAGTCGATATGGTCCAAAATATAACCTCCTCGCTTCTATTAAGGTAAGACCTTACCTTAATAGATAATACCTTACCTATTTTTGTCTGTCAATACTTATCAGCCGAATATATATATTTCTGAAGAAAGTTAAGACTAGCAAAATTTGAAAGGGTTTGCAAAAAATTTAACGGTAGAAATTTTTAAATTTATGTTATCATAAACAAGCGAAAAAGTTCACGATAGGGATGATGTTACTTGATTGAAATAGTGATTAACGTTTGCATTATAAATCAGTTTGACACTACATCTTGTATGTGATAAAATACAAACAACAAAATAAGGAGATAATGGTGCTGTGCCAACAGGTGCAGTTTGGGGGAAGCAGGTGTGAATCCTGCACGGTCCCGCCGCTGTAATGGTGAGATGTTAAAAGAAAATAAACAGGTTAAGCTGTTTGTTTCTGAACGTTCAAACCGGAGTCAGATTACCCGCCGTTATTAAATGCACCAGACTCTACGCGTGATAGAGGGTGTTCAATGTATCATTATGCCTCTTGACCACGCCGTTGAGGGGTTTTTGCATGCCTAAAACAACAAAAAGACTAGCAGGAAAGAAGGAAACGACCAGAATGATTACAAAAATTAGAAAAAGAGACGGACGAGAAGCCCCGTTTAACATTGAAAAAATTGCCAACGCTATTTTCAAGGCAGCCAGTGAAATCGGCGGCCAGAATTATCAGACGGCCATGGATCTGGCCGAGCGGGTTACCATTTATATTGAGCAGGAAATGAATACGAATGCGCCAACAGTGGAAGAAATTCAGGATGCGGTGGAAAAAATCCTGATTGAAACCGGACACGCCAAAACGGCCAAGGAGTATATTCTATACCGGGCTGAACGAACCCGAATTCGGGAGATGGATACCCGGCTGATGAAAATATATGAAGACCTGACCTTCAAGGACGCTAAGGATAATGATGTAAAACGAGAAAATGCCAATATTGACGGGGACACCGCTATGGGCACGATGCTGAAGTACGGGTCAGAGGGCGCCAAGCAGTTTTATGAAATGTTTGTCTTGAATCCAGAGCATTCAGCCGCTCATAAAGCCGGTGAAATCCACATTCATGATATGGACTTTCTAACCCTGACGACGACCTGCACTCAGATTGATTTGGAAAAGCTGTTTAAAAATGGTTTTTCTACTGGCCATGGACATCTGCGCGAACCCAATGATATTCAAAGCTATTCGGCTCTGGCCTGCATTGCCATCCAGTCGAACCAGAATGATCAGCATGGCGGACAGAGCATTCCCAATTTTGACTATGCCATGGTTCCGGGGGTAAAAAAAACCTTTGTCCGGCTTTATCAGGAGAACCTTGCCAAGGCCTTAACCTTATTAACAGAGACAAAGAATGCCTTAGCAAAGGTTAAAGCCATCGGCACGGACATCGAAAAGAAACTGGGGTTAAGACCCGAATTAAATCAACCCAAAGGTTATCAAGAAGCAGAAGCCCGGAGCCTGGCCCAATGGATTGTTGACGCCAATGTCATTAACCGGGTGCAAGGCTTTGCAA is a window encoding:
- a CDS encoding FMN-binding protein, whose translation is MKKAMIIILGVLVLVGAGGFFYLTSGLESGENLAINPVDLQKIEDGTYAGVYESGRWTNEVAVSVANHQITSIDVVKSVTMESPDVTSTIINQVIKIQNTTVDTVSGATVTSKAYLKSIENALTQ
- a CDS encoding MarR family winged helix-turn-helix transcriptional regulator, with product MDHIDSMTDQKFIFGSVQVVANQMTTQLERELREYNLTTKQWLLTIVVANTFDHNPTIKEVAKGMGSSHQNVKQVALKLEQKGFIVMEKDPQDARITRIKLTDAVDSFGNESQAKAVIFTEKLFNGISAEELAMTRSTLAKILTNLEKMDQESR